From Oscillospiraceae bacterium CM, a single genomic window includes:
- a CDS encoding PFL family protein: MLHASEIMQTIEMINQQNLDIRTITMGISLRDCAHPDVAVCCQKIYDKITKTAGQLVKTGCDIEREFGIPIVNKRISVTPIALVAESCETDDFAPIAKALDDAAKAVGVNFIGGFSALVHKGFTTGDRRLINAIPRALSTTERVCASVNVATTKAGINMDAVALMGRVIKDSAELTASAGGMACAKLVVFANAVEDNPFMAGAFHGIGEPECVINVGVSGPGVVHHALQAVKGQPFDAVAETIKKTAFRITRMGQLVAQEASRRLGVPFGIVDLSLAPTPKIGDSVADILEEMGLSSVGAHGTTAALALLNDAVKKGGVMASSHVGGLSGAFIPVSEDAGMIRAAKSGCLTLEKLEAMTCVCSVGLDMIAVPGDTPAETLSAIIADEAAIGVINNKTTAVRIIPAPGKKVGEQVDFGGLLGTAPIMPVSACDSSAFIARGGRIPAPMHSLRN, translated from the coding sequence TCAGAAGATTTACGATAAGATCACAAAAACAGCTGGACAGCTTGTCAAAACCGGCTGCGATATCGAACGCGAATTCGGCATTCCGATCGTCAACAAGCGCATTTCGGTGACGCCGATCGCCCTCGTCGCCGAGAGCTGTGAGACTGACGATTTTGCCCCCATCGCCAAAGCCCTTGACGACGCGGCTAAGGCTGTCGGCGTTAATTTCATCGGCGGCTTTTCAGCCCTTGTGCACAAGGGATTTACAACGGGAGACCGCCGCCTGATTAACGCCATTCCCCGGGCACTCAGTACAACAGAACGTGTCTGCGCAAGCGTCAATGTCGCCACAACAAAGGCCGGTATTAATATGGACGCCGTCGCTCTCATGGGCCGCGTCATCAAAGACAGTGCCGAACTAACAGCCTCGGCGGGCGGCATGGCCTGCGCCAAACTTGTCGTCTTCGCCAACGCTGTGGAGGATAACCCCTTCATGGCTGGTGCCTTCCACGGCATCGGCGAGCCGGAATGCGTCATTAATGTCGGCGTTTCAGGCCCCGGCGTTGTCCACCACGCCTTGCAGGCCGTAAAAGGCCAGCCGTTTGACGCCGTCGCCGAGACGATTAAGAAGACGGCGTTTCGTATTACGCGCATGGGTCAGCTCGTTGCGCAGGAGGCTTCGCGCCGACTCGGCGTGCCTTTCGGCATTGTTGACCTCTCGCTCGCGCCAACGCCGAAAATTGGTGACAGCGTGGCCGATATTTTGGAAGAAATGGGGTTGTCGTCCGTCGGTGCCCATGGGACGACGGCGGCACTGGCCCTTTTAAATGACGCTGTTAAGAAAGGCGGCGTCATGGCGTCTTCACATGTCGGCGGTCTGTCGGGGGCATTCATCCCCGTTTCGGAGGACGCCGGGATGATCCGCGCAGCCAAATCGGGCTGCCTCACCCTCGAAAAGCTCGAAGCCATGACGTGTGTCTGCTCCGTGGGGCTCGACATGATCGCCGTCCCCGGCGACACGCCCGCCGAGACGTTGTCGGCCATTATTGCCGATGAAGCCGCCATTGGCGTCATTAACAATAAGACGACGGCTGTCCGCATCATCCCGGCCCCCGGCAAAAAAGTCGGCGAACAGGTTGACTTCGGCGGCCTTTTGGGAACAGCGCCAATTATGCCGGTCAGCGCTTGTGACAGCAGCGCCTTCATCGCGCGCGGCGGGCGTATCCCCGCCCCGATGCACAGCCTGAGAAATTAA